From Strigops habroptila isolate Jane chromosome 1, bStrHab1.2.pri, whole genome shotgun sequence, a single genomic window includes:
- the MIOS gene encoding GATOR complex protein MIOS isoform X1 produces MSGSKPDILWAPHHVDRFVVCDSELSLYHIDSAVSSELKAGSLRLSEETTATLLSINSDTPYMKCVAWYPKYDPECLLAVGQANGRVVLTSLGQDHNSKCKDLIGKEFVPKHARQCNTLAWNPLDSNWLAAGLDKHRADFSVLIWDISSKYAPETAVATEKVRLSSGDAEAGLVVTKPLYELGQNDACLSLCWLPRDQKLLLAGMHRNLAIFDLRNTSQKIFVNTKAVQGVTVDPYFHDRVASFYEGQVAIWDLRKFEKPVLTLTEQPKPLTKVAWCPTRTGLLATLTRDSNIIRLYDMQHTPTPIGDETEPTIIERSVQPCENYIASFAWHPTSQNRMVVVTPNRTMSDFTVFERISLAWSPVTSLMWACGRHLYECTEEGKASSLEKDIATKMRLRALSRYGLDTEQVWRNHLLAGNEDPQLKSLWYTLHFMKQYTEDMDQKLSGNKGPLVYAGIKSIVKSSLGTTENLRHSRSGSDRQADIIQYLSEERSLALQLCGWIKKGTDLDVEPFLNSLEQEGDWERAAAVALFNLDIRRAIQILNKGASSGKGDLNLNVVAMALSGYTDEKNSLWREMCSTLRLQLNNPYLCAMFAFLTSESGSYDGVLYENNVAVRDRVAFACKFLNDAQLNRFIEKLTNEMKDAGNLEGILLTGLTKDGVDLMESYVDRTGDVQTASYCMLQGSPSEVLKDERVQYWIENYRNLLDAWRFWHKRAEFDIHRSKLDPSSKPLAQVFVSCNFCGKSISYSCSAIPHQGRGFSQYGVSGSPTKSKVTSCPGCRKPLPRCALCLINMGTPVSSCPGGSKSDEKVDLSKDKKLAQFNNWFTWCHNCRHGGHAGHMLSWFRDHTECPVSACSCKCMQLDTTGNLIPAETVQA; encoded by the exons ATGAGTGGCTCCAAACCTGATATTCTGTGGGCCCCACACCACGTTGACAGATTTGTTGTGTGCGATTCAGAATTGAGCCTTTATCACATTGACTCTGCTGTAAGTTCAGAACTCAAGGCGGGGTCCTTGCGCTTATCGGAAGAAACGACAGCTACGCTGTTGTCTATAAATTCAGATACACCATATATGAAATGTGTGGCTTGGTATCCAAAGTACGATCCCGAATGCCTCCTTGCTGTTGGACAGGCCAATGGTCGAGTGGTTCTTACTAGCCTCGGTCAAGATCACAACTCAAAATGTAAAGATTTGATAGGTAAAGAGTTTGTTCCCAAACACGCACGGCAATGCAACACCCTCGCGTGGAACCCACTGGATAGTAATTGGCTTGCTGCCGGGTTAGATAAACATCGGGCTGACTTCTCAGTGCTGATCTGGGATATCAGTAGCAAATATGCCCCAGAGACTGCAGTTGCTACAGAGAAAGTAAGACTTTCATCAGGAGATGCAGAAGCAGGACTGGTAGTAACAAAGCCACTATATGAATTAGGTCAGAACGATGCTTGCCTCTCTCTTTGTTGGCTTCCACGGGATCAGAAGCTGCTTTTAGCTGGAATGCATCGAAATCTGGCTATTTTTGATCTGAGAAACACAAgccaaaaaatatttgtaaacacCAAGGCTGTCCAGGGAGTGACTGTCGATCCCTATTTCCACGATCGTGTAGCTTCCTTCTATGAAGGTCAGGTTGCCATATGGGATTTAAGAAAGTTTGAAAAGCCTGTTTTGACCTTGACAGAGCAGCCAAAACCCTTAACAAAAGTTGCATGGTGTCCAACAAGAACGGGACTGCTAGCTACTTTAACAAGGGATAGTAATATCATTAGACTGTATGACATGCAGCATACTCCCACCCCTATTGGAGATGAAACTGAGCCAACAATAATTGAAAGAAGTGTCCAGCCATGTGAAAACTACATTGCTTCATTTGCCTGGCATCCCACAAGTCAAAATCGAATGGTAGTAGTGACTCCCAACAGGACTATGTCTGACTTCACAGTTTTTGAAAGAATTTCTCTTGCATGGAGTCCGGTGACCTCCTTAATGTGGGCTTGTGGACGACATTTATATGAGTgtacagaagaaggaaaggctAGTTCCTTGGAAAAAGACATAGCAACCAAAATGCGGCTCAGAGCTCTGTCAAGGTATGGTCTTGATACTGAGCAAGTTTGGAGAAATCACCTCCTAGCTGGAAATGAAGATCCTCAGCTGAAATCACTTTGGTACACTCTGCATT TTATGAAGCAGTATACTGAAGATATGGATCAAAAACTTTCAGGAAACAAAGGTCCCTTAGTTTATGCTGGCATTAAATCGATTGTGAAGTCATCTTTGG GAACAACAGAGAACCTCAGGCACAGCAGGAGTGGATCTGATAGACAGGCAGATATTATTCAGTATCTGAGTGAGGAGAGATCCTTGGCTTTGCAGCTTTGTGGGTGGATAAAGAAGGGAACAGACTTAGATGTGGAACCTTTTCTAAATTCATTGGAACAGGAAGGAGACTGGGAGCgagctgctgctgtagcacTTTTCAACTTGGACATACGGCGAGCAATACAAATTCTAAATAAAGGAGCTTCCTCGGGAAAAG GTGATTTGAACCTTAATGTAGTGGCAATGGCTCTATCAGGCTACACAGATGAGAAGAACTCACTTTGGAGAGAAATGTGCAGTACTTTAAGACTGCAGCTGAACAATCCCTACTTGTGTGCTATGTTTGCTTTCCTGACAAGTGAGTCTGGTTCCTATGATGGTGTTTTG TATGAAAATAACGTAGCTGTACGAGACAGAGTGGCATTTGCTTGCAAGTTCCTCAATGATGCTCAG cTGAACAGGTTTATTGAAAAGCTGACGAATGAAATGAAAGATGCTGGGAATTTGGAGGGAATACTGTTAACAGGGCTGACAAAAGATGGAGTTGACTTGATGGAAAGTTACGTTGACAGAACTGGCGATGTCCAAACAGCAAGCTATTGCATGCTACAG GGTTCTCCGTCAGAAGTACTAAAGGATGAGAGGGTTCAGTACTGGATTGAGAACTACAGGAATCTTTTAGATGCTTGGAGATTTTGGCATAAACGTGCAGAATTTGATATCCATAGGAGTAAGCTGGATCCCAGTTCAAAACCTTTAGCCCAG GTGTTTGTGAGTTGcaatttctgtggaaaatcaATCTCTTACAGCTGTTCAGCTATTCCTCACCAGGGACGAGGTTTCAGCCAATACGGAGTTAGTGGTTCACCAACAAAGTCAAAAGTTACAAGCTGTCCTGGTTGCCGTAAACCCCTTCCTCGCTGTGCACTTTGCTTGATAAATATGGGAACACCAGTTTCAAGCTGTCCAG
- the MIOS gene encoding GATOR complex protein MIOS isoform X2, translated as MSGSKPDILWAPHHVDRFVVCDSELSLYHIDSAVSSELKAGSLRLSEETTATLLSINSDTPYMKCVAWYPKYDPECLLAVGQANGRVVLTSLGQDHNSKCKDLIGKEFVPKHARQCNTLAWNPLDSNWLAAGLDKHRADFSVLIWDISSKYAPETAVATEKVRLSSGDAEAGLVVTKPLYELGQNDACLSLCWLPRDQKLLLAGMHRNLAIFDLRNTSQKIFVNTKAVQGVTVDPYFHDRVASFYEGQVAIWDLRKFEKPVLTLTEQPKPLTKVAWCPTRTGLLATLTRDSNIIRLYDMQHTPTPIGDETEPTIIERSVQPCENYIASFAWHPTSQNRMVVVTPNRTMSDFTVFERISLAWSPVTSLMWACGRHLYECTEEGKASSLEKDIATKMRLRALSRYGLDTEQVWRNHLLAGNEDPQLKSLWYTLHFMKQYTEDMDQKLSGNKGPLVYAGIKSIVKSSLGTTENLRHSRSGSDRQADIIQYLSEERSLALQLCGWIKKGTDLDVEPFLNSLEQEGDWERAAAVALFNLDIRRAIQILNKGASSGKGDLNLNVVAMALSGYTDEKNSLWREMCSTLRLQLNNPYLCAMFAFLTSESGSYDGVLYENNVAVRDRVAFACKFLNDAQLNRFIEKLTNEMKDAGNLEGILLTGLTKDGVDLMESYVDRTGDVQTASYCMLQGSPSEVLKDERVQYWIENYRNLLDAWRFWHKRAEFDIHRSKLDPSSKPLAQVFVSCNFCGKSISYSCSAIPHQGRGFSQYGVSGSPTKSKVTSCPGCRKPLPRCALCLINMGTPVSSCPGGSKSDEKVDLSKDKKLAQFNNWFTWCHNCRHGGHAGHMLSWFR; from the exons ATGAGTGGCTCCAAACCTGATATTCTGTGGGCCCCACACCACGTTGACAGATTTGTTGTGTGCGATTCAGAATTGAGCCTTTATCACATTGACTCTGCTGTAAGTTCAGAACTCAAGGCGGGGTCCTTGCGCTTATCGGAAGAAACGACAGCTACGCTGTTGTCTATAAATTCAGATACACCATATATGAAATGTGTGGCTTGGTATCCAAAGTACGATCCCGAATGCCTCCTTGCTGTTGGACAGGCCAATGGTCGAGTGGTTCTTACTAGCCTCGGTCAAGATCACAACTCAAAATGTAAAGATTTGATAGGTAAAGAGTTTGTTCCCAAACACGCACGGCAATGCAACACCCTCGCGTGGAACCCACTGGATAGTAATTGGCTTGCTGCCGGGTTAGATAAACATCGGGCTGACTTCTCAGTGCTGATCTGGGATATCAGTAGCAAATATGCCCCAGAGACTGCAGTTGCTACAGAGAAAGTAAGACTTTCATCAGGAGATGCAGAAGCAGGACTGGTAGTAACAAAGCCACTATATGAATTAGGTCAGAACGATGCTTGCCTCTCTCTTTGTTGGCTTCCACGGGATCAGAAGCTGCTTTTAGCTGGAATGCATCGAAATCTGGCTATTTTTGATCTGAGAAACACAAgccaaaaaatatttgtaaacacCAAGGCTGTCCAGGGAGTGACTGTCGATCCCTATTTCCACGATCGTGTAGCTTCCTTCTATGAAGGTCAGGTTGCCATATGGGATTTAAGAAAGTTTGAAAAGCCTGTTTTGACCTTGACAGAGCAGCCAAAACCCTTAACAAAAGTTGCATGGTGTCCAACAAGAACGGGACTGCTAGCTACTTTAACAAGGGATAGTAATATCATTAGACTGTATGACATGCAGCATACTCCCACCCCTATTGGAGATGAAACTGAGCCAACAATAATTGAAAGAAGTGTCCAGCCATGTGAAAACTACATTGCTTCATTTGCCTGGCATCCCACAAGTCAAAATCGAATGGTAGTAGTGACTCCCAACAGGACTATGTCTGACTTCACAGTTTTTGAAAGAATTTCTCTTGCATGGAGTCCGGTGACCTCCTTAATGTGGGCTTGTGGACGACATTTATATGAGTgtacagaagaaggaaaggctAGTTCCTTGGAAAAAGACATAGCAACCAAAATGCGGCTCAGAGCTCTGTCAAGGTATGGTCTTGATACTGAGCAAGTTTGGAGAAATCACCTCCTAGCTGGAAATGAAGATCCTCAGCTGAAATCACTTTGGTACACTCTGCATT TTATGAAGCAGTATACTGAAGATATGGATCAAAAACTTTCAGGAAACAAAGGTCCCTTAGTTTATGCTGGCATTAAATCGATTGTGAAGTCATCTTTGG GAACAACAGAGAACCTCAGGCACAGCAGGAGTGGATCTGATAGACAGGCAGATATTATTCAGTATCTGAGTGAGGAGAGATCCTTGGCTTTGCAGCTTTGTGGGTGGATAAAGAAGGGAACAGACTTAGATGTGGAACCTTTTCTAAATTCATTGGAACAGGAAGGAGACTGGGAGCgagctgctgctgtagcacTTTTCAACTTGGACATACGGCGAGCAATACAAATTCTAAATAAAGGAGCTTCCTCGGGAAAAG GTGATTTGAACCTTAATGTAGTGGCAATGGCTCTATCAGGCTACACAGATGAGAAGAACTCACTTTGGAGAGAAATGTGCAGTACTTTAAGACTGCAGCTGAACAATCCCTACTTGTGTGCTATGTTTGCTTTCCTGACAAGTGAGTCTGGTTCCTATGATGGTGTTTTG TATGAAAATAACGTAGCTGTACGAGACAGAGTGGCATTTGCTTGCAAGTTCCTCAATGATGCTCAG cTGAACAGGTTTATTGAAAAGCTGACGAATGAAATGAAAGATGCTGGGAATTTGGAGGGAATACTGTTAACAGGGCTGACAAAAGATGGAGTTGACTTGATGGAAAGTTACGTTGACAGAACTGGCGATGTCCAAACAGCAAGCTATTGCATGCTACAG GGTTCTCCGTCAGAAGTACTAAAGGATGAGAGGGTTCAGTACTGGATTGAGAACTACAGGAATCTTTTAGATGCTTGGAGATTTTGGCATAAACGTGCAGAATTTGATATCCATAGGAGTAAGCTGGATCCCAGTTCAAAACCTTTAGCCCAG GTGTTTGTGAGTTGcaatttctgtggaaaatcaATCTCTTACAGCTGTTCAGCTATTCCTCACCAGGGACGAGGTTTCAGCCAATACGGAGTTAGTGGTTCACCAACAAAGTCAAAAGTTACAAGCTGTCCTGGTTGCCGTAAACCCCTTCCTCGCTGTGCACTTTGCTTGATAAATATGGGAACACCAGTTTCAAGCTGTCCAG
- the MIOS gene encoding GATOR complex protein MIOS isoform X3: MSGSKPDILWAPHHVDRFVVCDSELSLYHIDSAVSSELKAGSLRLSEETTATLLSINSDTPYMKCVAWYPKYDPECLLAVGQANGRVVLTSLGQDHNSKCKDLIGKEFVPKHARQCNTLAWNPLDSNWLAAGLDKHRADFSVLIWDISSKYAPETAVATEKVRLSSGDAEAGLVVTKPLYELGQNDACLSLCWLPRDQKLLLAGMHRNLAIFDLRNTSQKIFVNTKAVQGVTVDPYFHDRVASFYEGQVAIWDLRKFEKPVLTLTEQPKPLTKVAWCPTRTGLLATLTRDSNIIRLYDMQHTPTPIGDETEPTIIERSVQPCENYIASFAWHPTSQNRMVVVTPNRTMSDFTVFERISLAWSPVTSLMWACGRHLYECTEEGKASSLEKDIATKMRLRALSRYGLDTEQVWRNHLLAGNEDPQLKSLWYTLHFMKQYTEDMDQKLSGNKGPLVYAGIKSIVKSSLGTTENLRHSRSGSDRQADIIQYLSEERSLALQLCGWIKKGTDLDVEPFLNSLEQEGDWERAAAVALFNLDIRRAIQILNKGASSGKGDLNLNVVAMALSGYTDEKNSLWREMCSTLRLQLNNPYLCAMFAFLTSESGSYDGVLYENNVAVRDRVAFACKFLNDAQLNRFIEKLTNEMKDAGNLEGILLTGLTKDGVDLMESYVDRTGDVQTASYCMLQVFVSCNFCGKSISYSCSAIPHQGRGFSQYGVSGSPTKSKVTSCPGCRKPLPRCALCLINMGTPVSSCPGGSKSDEKVDLSKDKKLAQFNNWFTWCHNCRHGGHAGHMLSWFRDHTECPVSACSCKCMQLDTTGNLIPAETVQA; encoded by the exons ATGAGTGGCTCCAAACCTGATATTCTGTGGGCCCCACACCACGTTGACAGATTTGTTGTGTGCGATTCAGAATTGAGCCTTTATCACATTGACTCTGCTGTAAGTTCAGAACTCAAGGCGGGGTCCTTGCGCTTATCGGAAGAAACGACAGCTACGCTGTTGTCTATAAATTCAGATACACCATATATGAAATGTGTGGCTTGGTATCCAAAGTACGATCCCGAATGCCTCCTTGCTGTTGGACAGGCCAATGGTCGAGTGGTTCTTACTAGCCTCGGTCAAGATCACAACTCAAAATGTAAAGATTTGATAGGTAAAGAGTTTGTTCCCAAACACGCACGGCAATGCAACACCCTCGCGTGGAACCCACTGGATAGTAATTGGCTTGCTGCCGGGTTAGATAAACATCGGGCTGACTTCTCAGTGCTGATCTGGGATATCAGTAGCAAATATGCCCCAGAGACTGCAGTTGCTACAGAGAAAGTAAGACTTTCATCAGGAGATGCAGAAGCAGGACTGGTAGTAACAAAGCCACTATATGAATTAGGTCAGAACGATGCTTGCCTCTCTCTTTGTTGGCTTCCACGGGATCAGAAGCTGCTTTTAGCTGGAATGCATCGAAATCTGGCTATTTTTGATCTGAGAAACACAAgccaaaaaatatttgtaaacacCAAGGCTGTCCAGGGAGTGACTGTCGATCCCTATTTCCACGATCGTGTAGCTTCCTTCTATGAAGGTCAGGTTGCCATATGGGATTTAAGAAAGTTTGAAAAGCCTGTTTTGACCTTGACAGAGCAGCCAAAACCCTTAACAAAAGTTGCATGGTGTCCAACAAGAACGGGACTGCTAGCTACTTTAACAAGGGATAGTAATATCATTAGACTGTATGACATGCAGCATACTCCCACCCCTATTGGAGATGAAACTGAGCCAACAATAATTGAAAGAAGTGTCCAGCCATGTGAAAACTACATTGCTTCATTTGCCTGGCATCCCACAAGTCAAAATCGAATGGTAGTAGTGACTCCCAACAGGACTATGTCTGACTTCACAGTTTTTGAAAGAATTTCTCTTGCATGGAGTCCGGTGACCTCCTTAATGTGGGCTTGTGGACGACATTTATATGAGTgtacagaagaaggaaaggctAGTTCCTTGGAAAAAGACATAGCAACCAAAATGCGGCTCAGAGCTCTGTCAAGGTATGGTCTTGATACTGAGCAAGTTTGGAGAAATCACCTCCTAGCTGGAAATGAAGATCCTCAGCTGAAATCACTTTGGTACACTCTGCATT TTATGAAGCAGTATACTGAAGATATGGATCAAAAACTTTCAGGAAACAAAGGTCCCTTAGTTTATGCTGGCATTAAATCGATTGTGAAGTCATCTTTGG GAACAACAGAGAACCTCAGGCACAGCAGGAGTGGATCTGATAGACAGGCAGATATTATTCAGTATCTGAGTGAGGAGAGATCCTTGGCTTTGCAGCTTTGTGGGTGGATAAAGAAGGGAACAGACTTAGATGTGGAACCTTTTCTAAATTCATTGGAACAGGAAGGAGACTGGGAGCgagctgctgctgtagcacTTTTCAACTTGGACATACGGCGAGCAATACAAATTCTAAATAAAGGAGCTTCCTCGGGAAAAG GTGATTTGAACCTTAATGTAGTGGCAATGGCTCTATCAGGCTACACAGATGAGAAGAACTCACTTTGGAGAGAAATGTGCAGTACTTTAAGACTGCAGCTGAACAATCCCTACTTGTGTGCTATGTTTGCTTTCCTGACAAGTGAGTCTGGTTCCTATGATGGTGTTTTG TATGAAAATAACGTAGCTGTACGAGACAGAGTGGCATTTGCTTGCAAGTTCCTCAATGATGCTCAG cTGAACAGGTTTATTGAAAAGCTGACGAATGAAATGAAAGATGCTGGGAATTTGGAGGGAATACTGTTAACAGGGCTGACAAAAGATGGAGTTGACTTGATGGAAAGTTACGTTGACAGAACTGGCGATGTCCAAACAGCAAGCTATTGCATGCTACAG GTGTTTGTGAGTTGcaatttctgtggaaaatcaATCTCTTACAGCTGTTCAGCTATTCCTCACCAGGGACGAGGTTTCAGCCAATACGGAGTTAGTGGTTCACCAACAAAGTCAAAAGTTACAAGCTGTCCTGGTTGCCGTAAACCCCTTCCTCGCTGTGCACTTTGCTTGATAAATATGGGAACACCAGTTTCAAGCTGTCCAG